The window ACAACTCTGTATCCATAAATGGCACTCGTGCTCTTCATTTAATTTCAAGCAAATTATGGGGACACGATGCACTATGAAGAAACAGATAACAAATGGTGGTAAAactaaaaagttttaaaaaattaaccACTTATTACTATTTCCTTTGCCAAACAGatacttgttgcgaccaaacataTTCACGTAAGTATACATGGTCGGtaagtaataaaataataaatagagtgtcgttcccacgaagacttgtGATCAACCTttgactgattcaaactcaaaCAATTTATGGATCAAGAGATCTTCACAAAATCTCTAAGTGACgaatttactacctaaaaacgATCAAGCAATGAAATAACTAAAAATCAACCACAACACTAAAGCATTTCGGATAACAATCagtaggagaggatattccagggccataggctagctaacaatcatgttgcgttcttggcttaaaatgactaattgaaTTATCTGGATTGTTATATGatagggttgatattactcataagaatttgtcgagttcttactggcctattcaagctaacttaatgcctatatctATGatattaagattaacaagaatgcatttacacttcctgtatttcaaccaagcaaggcaattaggtatatttctatcctaattgcgaatctgttccccgatgtccgggttcaagaacttgttttatttaattctatatgcaatctagaatttccactttcgagttcaactctagattcgtagatagtatttcactattagttactcagcaaaataattaaaatcgGAATTAGATAAACAACCCACTATGATAAACTCAAactcgtcaaattaaacttcaaacatcataTTCATGTAGCATCCATAACCCcagaataatagggttcttagtCACTCATGTTCATATAATCATTAAAAAtaatgttttcaaacataaaatcagTAAATACTAGAAGAAGAACGAAAGAATTGATCAAATCCATGCTCCTGAGTGTTTTGTACTTTTGTTTTCCTCTCCCTAGTTTCGTCCTCTCAAAATCATAGTATTTATACCGTGTAGAAACAAACCCGGATGAAGCTACCCTTTTCAAGCCGAAGTAGAAAATTACTTTGCGATTTTTGTACACCGGCGCCGCACCCCGCGACGCGCTTGTGGAGATTATCAGTGGACATGTATTTTTCCTATCAAGAAAGTTTTTCGCTGCCGCGTCACGCCCTGCTGCACCCCATGTGGGGCGATAGTGTCATTTTCTCAGAGTAAAATTGTTTCATCCTcttttgacgtccagacttgaTATACGACCTCCGAATACGATTCCAGCTTAACTtattgggcttttacttagacttcaaagctccaaattaacGTTTCAGCTCGGAatcacttcctgcaaggcataaaagcgtactaagtgtaattcactatcatttaagctcaaacacacgtaaaatacagtaattagagtgcaatactacgactaaaatacgggtttctagcctaccatcaacaccccacacttaggccattgctcgtcctcgagcaattgaactacacttcacatagggATGGCCTTTTCATCAAACAACCTCCCTAACACACcttgccaagaatatttaaaatagactgaACACCACATCATAACATTCCaacctcaagaatcaactcaaaAGTACCATGTATTTTTCATAACCTGCTCATTTACTCTAGCACAGAGGTCAAAGACGTTACCTTACCTtcgcaaatcatgtgccctcacgcaaacaatagagagtagttccactcACAATTattcaagaacaattaggaactcaaggtagaaagaattaactcactctcagAATCAAAATTTATGTGCAACAGAAGACGTCATAtgcttgcccatagtgtaatactctactaattaagctcattcaatcaaggatcaagtaggacatTAATTGCTTGTAATCTAGGTTGTGGGAAGGGTAGGACACATATAGATATAGTGGCTACACCTCCCTGAGCACTTTGATACATATACAATTTCACAATTCAAACCCTACTCTTACGTTGAACCAAACCCCAACTTTTATACATGATAGCATCAAGCTCCCACTATCTTTAAGCATAAACAAGATAAGAAATACCACCAACAAAAGTTCacttttttcctcttcttttcaatctaactctctttttttaattttctactagTGGCTCTCACAATTTTTCAAACATtgcacatttctcctttttctttagttccactcaaaagcccaACCATACATCCACTTTAGCATTTACAAGCTTATAACAATtttaagtgctcacgagaggtagaAGTTCAAACAGATGataaattcaaacaaatgggtaatgcttgtaatgtggttgccaaaaaacAGGATTACTTAATTAAAATACATTCAATGAGGTGGGTCACAgacatataactggctcaacaaagaaatacctatatcacttcctagactgaataaGGCTATTATTTTGCTTTGcacacacacggggcaagttctagacattaaCTGACATGCACAGAATATCACAAAAATCTCACTCACACAttgacacataactcacttaggatcgcATCTTtcccgactctctagtcaaagcagttaagcggGGTCACAATTACACAATATAAGACACTTATTTAACATTCAAGAACTGAGCCTAGACGTCAAACTAAGGCACTTACCACTCTCAAGGCATATGCAATCAAGGAAAGTTGCTTTAAATTAGCATTTTGactcaagattctttattcctataaaataaaaagatttaactatacccggttcaagcaAAACACTTGAAAAAGAactgcggcacaaagaaaaaccaagggaaaattgttacactacctaaaaaaagtaaaataaaataaaagacatatttttggatttttaaatttattttatttttgctttttctcGATCGACTTCAACTCCCTCAAGAAGCCAATCGACAAAATCCATCATCAGGAAGAATCAAAACTAAACAATTAATTACTAACTATTACAGACCGATAGAATTCAGAATTATAATTTACAGAGCATATTTTCTATGAAAGcaagaaacaaaacaaacaaaaccaaTTAGCAAATAGGAAAACAAgtacaaatataatcaaataggAGCATATGTCACTCATGTGACTGTCATCACATAGTTCGCAATAAGTAGGCATCTGTTGTATATGTTGCATCTGTTGTGTTTGGtgcattgtcattctattcatttgatttgccaatttttctatatctgctctcatggctgagaagtcatcaagctcaattacCCTGGATGCTTTCTGTTTAATTGCTCTTCGTGATTCTCCATCTCCTTGCtaattatgatcattagcagtgaagttgtttAGCAAGAGTTGGATTTCACTATACGGTCTCGCTATGCAACTATCCCCACgtactgaatcaagattcatctttgatgtctcgtctaacccatcaacaaaagtatgaCCCAACACCTCATCAGTTTggcaatgatgcgggcagtctctgagtagcttcttgtctctttcccaagcttgacgaagagtCTTGCCATCTCGTTGTTGGGACCCAAGAAGCTGGCTCCtcagcgactttgtcttcttagtggggaaaacttgattaagaatttccttaCTAAATCAttccaagtgtggattgagttcgcgggctccttttgcaaccattccttagaCTCCCCCAACAATGAAAAGGGAAacagtgtcagcctgacatagttcTTGAAACGTTCaaataattgtaagtgtccgtaatttccagGAAGTTTTGAATGTGCTTTTGcaggtcttcatgagatagacctacATTTTTCCAtatggactgaatcagctgtaccatgtactgtttgagttcaaagtgaCCCGTGATaccaggcttcacaatagcctgagtcatattagcaagattgggccttgcagcTTCTATCATCGGATGCTCTTCtttacctgccatctctattggttGTGGTTGAACTCAACTCTCGTTATATTCTAGTTCTAGCTTCAACTTCCCTCCTCACTctgtgaagtgttcgttcaatttcgggaccaagaggaaggagattgtttgtacttctactcctccgcattcaaaaGAAGAGCCTGCGCTAATACAAACAAGGCAAACTGAAAGAtaaacttgaacaaataactaataaaaacttaactcagtcaagtagctaatttctaggtCCCCGACAACGacaccaaaaacttgttgcgaccaaacacattcacgcaagtatacgtggtcgtcaagtaataaagtagtgagtagagtatcgttcccacaaaGACTTATGATCAACCTttgactgattcaaactcaaacaacttatcgattcaagagaTTTCTTCACAAAATCTGTAAGTGACTAACTTACTACCTAAAAACTATCAAGCAATGAAATAACTAAaaatcaaccacaacacttaagCAATTTTGGATAACAATCAGTAGGAGAGGATATTCTAGGGTCATAGGCtagctaacaatcatgttgcattcttggcttaaaatgactaattgaaTTATCtagattgttgattgacagggttgatattactcataagaatctgtcgagttttTACTCActtattcaagctaacttaatgcctatatgtctatggtattaagaTTAACAAAAATGTATTTACACTTTCTgcatttcaaccaagcaaggcaattaggtatatttctatcctaattgtgaattcgttccccgatgcccgggttcaagaacttgctctatttaattttatatgcaatctagaattctcactttcgagttcaaatCTAATTCGTAGATTGTATTTCACTGTTATCTACTCAGCGAAATAATTAAAAcaggaattaaataaataacccaatagGATAAACTCAAactcgtcaaattaaacttcaaacatcacattcatgtagcacccatgacccaagaataatagggttcttcgccactcatgttcatacaatcatcaaaaataatattttcaaacataaaatcaatgaatactagaagaaaaatggaagaattgatcaaattcGTGCTCCCGGGTTTTTTGTACTTTTGCTTTCCTTTCCCCAGTTCCGTCCTCTCAAAATTatgtttttggtgtatttatgCCGTGTAGAAACAAACCCGGACGAAGCTACTCTTTCCAAGCCGAAGCAGGAAACCACTCTGTGATTTTTGTACACCCGCGCTGCGCCCGGCGCCGTGCTTGTGGAGATTATCATCAGGCATGTATTTTGCCAGTCAAGCAAGTTTTTCACTGCCGCGTCGCGCTTTGTGGCTCCCCATGCGGCGCGCCAGTGTCATTTTCTTCAGAGTAAAATTGTTTCATCCtcttttgacatccagacttggtatATGACCTCCGAACACGATCCCCTCTTAACTtattgggcttttactcatacctcaaagctccaaattgatcGATTCAGCTCCAAATTAACCTTTTAGCTCGGAatcacttcctgcaaggcataataCACGTATTAAGTataattcactatcatttaagctcaaacacacgtaaaatgcagtaattagagtgcaatactacggctaaaacataggtttctagcctaccatcaatactCGTTTGGGACAAAAAGAATCTTGACAACTGCATGCATAAATTGGCACTCGTGCACTTTATTAAATTTCATACAAATTATGGAAGCAACCCAAAACATGTTGTAGAGTAACGTGACTTTGATTTGTATCAAGCTACTACTTAGGCGATGTTTGTGCTATATATGTCTGCTTTCATTCCAATACATGGTAAGCCACTCAATTTTTTATCCAAAGTGCAAGGcatttaaataattaagtgccAACTTTCCCTGCAAATACTAATCTTCTCCAAGTTTTTGATCAAACAGAAAAGCACAAATCAATTTAAACTGCTAGTTGCACAGAAAGGCATCCGAACATTGCTGATGCTGTCGAAAAGTTTGCAACAGAAAGAATCTTGACAACTCTGTACACATGAAATGACAGTCTTGGTCTACCATTTTTAATGCACAAACCAACCAATTATGCTGGAAGGCCCATGGTAAAACCAGTCAAGGCAGATTAAATTTCTTAATTTTAACCAAGTACTCTAGATTTCCAGTTAAATCGATCAACATCTGAATATATTAAATCCAGCAAAGGGAAGGATCGTTGAAGTAGCAGAAACTGAATTTGATCTTGTATTCACTACGTAAAATCAAAACGTTAAGTAAACTCAAAAAAGGGAGATATTTTTAGCAGCAAAATATGAACTTGATCTTGTATTCAATGTGACGTATAATATAAAATGTACAGGTGTTACTGTAATACAAAAATTTTGGATAGCCCTTTGGGCTGCAACATCTATTCATGGCTAGCTAGTGATTCATAATATTGAGGAGGGATACTCTAGTTTTTATTAAGCGCCTGAAGAAGCATTCAAGCCCATCTTCAAGAACCTCAATAGTCGCTTCCATCTCTCGCAGCTGATTCTGCAATTCTTCGTACTGGCCAGTCTTATTTAGACTGAGAAATGAGCACAAAGCAGCATCAACATTGTCAAATTCATTGGCTATTAATTCCTCATTTTTCGAGGGCATAATCTTGGACAACAATGACCAACGACTACTTGATTGAGATCCGGTTCCATTGATATAGGACAACAAGGCCTTAAATAGTCCTAGAGTGACTGACTGGACCTCCTGCAATTCTCCAACAACAGCCAATGGTTCAGGCTTGTTTAATGCGCAAGAATTTTCCTTCATCATACTCTTCAAACTTTTAAGGATCTTTTGGATCATCTTTTTGGACTTCCTTCTAGAGGTTAGATAGCCAGAAATTTCATCCATATTCCGTCTCCTACGAAGAGCTGAAAGAAGTTCTTGTTTATTTTGCTTTTCATTCGATAAGAGATCTTTAGTGGTGGCACAAACGTCTAATACCTTGAGGTACCCCTCTAATAATACATTGGCGTCCATTGAATTAATGGCCTGTTGAAAGTGTGATAGTTGAAGCAAATCTTGCATGTAATCAAATAAGTTTTCAAGATCACCTAGTCTGCAGGTGAACGATGAAAGACAAGAAGGGGTAGCCTCTGAAGATGATTTTACTCTACACAAGTGTTCATCGAATTGAGACACGATAGGGTGAGATGTAGAGGGAAAACTGCTAGAACGAGCATGCTTTAGGATGGTTTTTGATCTCAAAGGCGAGGGagccatttgtttttttttcttgttgaaGTTGAGAAGACAATTGGAAGGTGCAATTCTAAATTCTGCTCCTTCTTCTTGCTCTTGTTTCATATATATAGAACTAGGGACTTGATTTTGATCTACATCTAACAGCCATCTAGCTATTATAGGCGATGTCTGTGGCATGCCTCCTCCCACCATCACATACACCATctattcttctttttatttattaaaatgatTCCCCCACGATTGGGTTAAAGCAATTTGAGTGCATGAAAACATGTTAGGTAACTATATAATCGGTGATCGTCGCGTTGGAGACAAAAGGAATATTGACAACTCTGCATTCATAAATGGAACTCGTGCACTTTATTTGATTGCATACAAATTATGGAAGCAACCTCACAGGCTGAAGAGTAACGTGACTTTGGTTTAGAATAAACTGCATATCAGGCAATGTTTGTGCTCTGTCTCCTACCCTCAGCTTAGGTGACTACATATATCGTGATTGCAATTAAGACCCTGCCTCTTCAGAACAAAGAAAAACCTATCTTAATGCAATGAATTACTCTTTTGCTGCACATGGATGATCTGCAATTTTAAATGTGGAATCAAATTTGAATGCATTATGGAATAAGTAAATGTTGTGAGTTTCAGCATATAAGTATTAAGAGACACATGATACCTCCTTGAAAGTTGCGACTTGGGATAACAACTACTTTCTTCTCTATATATACAGGAAACAAAGATACAACTATCAGTTATTTCGAACAAAAGCAGGCAAGGCAACCTGGGACAAGTGCGAAAAAACAAACACATAGCCCTGGAATTCAATTGTGCTCGTGACCGCGTGCTTGCCCATAGTCAGAAATCAAAACTTTTGCAATCATGTTTTGAGTCCATCAACGGATAATACTAAAACTAGTTCCTTGTTGAATTTTCAACATGTCCACTAATTTGTTCTTGAAAACTTGTCCCTGCTTTTGAGAAGAAGTGAAATGTAAAAACTAAATGACATACGCAGGTCTTAAATATGATATTATAGAATCAACGTTGTCAATATAGTCCAATTGCCTGCCGGAGAGGATCGATGAATTAACCAAATTATGGAATGAAAATTCACTTCTAAATCACACCTCGTAGACAATGATGCACCTAGTGCCAAACGTCATACGTGGACACGAGGGCGTGGTGCAATTTAATGATACTAGAGTTGTCAAGATTCCAATTCCCTCTGAGAAGACTATCACCAAAGATCCGTATATTTTTCCAAATTGTTTGATGAAATAGGGCACATATGAGATCAATTTAAACAGAAAGGCTTTCACTTGCCTGATGATAAAAACGTGGAAGTTCACCACTAATGGTTGGGATACTTTCCATACTTAACCGAAAGTCTTGAATTCAAGCCTTGAGAATGTAGAATGATAGGGAGCACTTTACCCCCCTAACCAGTGTGAGTTCGAATTAGTGGGACCAATGATCCTCGGATTAAAAAAAATCTAGCTTGTTTTGCTACTGCTGTATGATGCAATTGTACATCCTGcaattcttttcccatttctttGGAGGATCCTAATAAGAAGTCTTATTAGAGTTAGAAATGTGGCAACACCTGCAGAACGTTATGTTTGAGGCTTTCAGAAGCTTTTCTCACATTATGGTTGGTTGTAAGGAGGAGGGTCCAGAAAGATGTTGGATCgttcaattcaaaagaaaaattgaTTTGCACACTTTACTAATCTGTGACGTTATTTGTGAAAAGGTTAAAGTGTGCCTCAATGAATTTATGACAGAATCGGCAGATGAGATGAATCATGACTCAATGACCAAACTCAACAAATTTGAACATGACAAAATGTTATATTATTACCGGTCCTATTTTGTAAGTTGATTGGAAGGCATATATTCTCTGTGCATCTTTTTCCGTTAGCCTTTCTAATCCCTTAATCATGATGTACccctttatcttttatttttttataaatgtgGTACCAAATTTCTGAAAACAACAGATCTTATCAACAACAACCACCTGTAAAATCCCACAAAGTAAGGTCTGAGAaaagtagtgtgtacgcagaccttacccctaccccgatggAGCAGAGCagttatttccgatagaccctcagctcaggAAGAGCAACAGATCTTATCACTACGAACAATATTTTATTAACCTGGTATAACGATGTATTCAACACACCCCACCTCAAAATCCAGAAAACCTTGCGTTAGGGACATTCAAAACGACTTATGGTTAACAGGTTCTGAGTTACCTCACCTCAAATCCAGAAAACCTTTGCGTTATGGACAACCAAAACGACTTACGGTTAGCAGGTTCTGAGTTAGCTTAAGTTGAAATATAATAAATCTGGGTTATCTATACAGCCCTATACATACCTAATTCAAGATATAGATTATTATCAGAATTTAAAGAACATGGCCCCTATACAACAATCTGAATACAACTAACTTATGAATATTATGCCTCTATGCCTCTATTCTCAGGCAATGTCTGGTGCCAGGCAACCAGCAGTCCAAATGACTTGCATAACCAAACAGCCGCTTCTCATGTTCCGCTGGTGTAGTCTTGATCCAATTGAAATATGTCCAAAGTATGGTAAGCCTCAGAACGAACTTCTTCTCAACCTCCCTCTTAAGGCAGACTGAACAAACTATATCCCAAACTCTTGAGTTAAACATTTCCGGACAAATGTCTCATATTCTTTTCATTGAGGCAGACGGCCTCCGCTTGCAGTTTAGATGCCACATCTACTTGCTTATTCGTGTTACTATCACAAGAATGAAGCACCTATCCGTACATGACCTGCCATCACTCGGATATCTCCACCAATCAGTTTCTCAATACCAATCAACAGCTGCTCCAGGAGGACAGAGCACAAAGTCTCCAGCCTGGCTCAATTTAGTCGGTGCCACCGAAGCTGCCACAGGGACCGGTCTGGCCACCACGTAGGACGCACTTGAAGCCTAAGTGGTGCCAATGAGGCAAACTACCACCATGCCCACGCTTACAAATACTCGCATTTAACAGAAGCATGATGTTTCATAATTTACCTCTGCAGTAGCTCAGGATTAGTGACTTGAGCCTTGGTGCCTATCCAAGGGATTTAACCCCCTCCTTTCAGGTTCATAGCTAGTCTGACGCGGAGCCCTACCACTGAAAAACAGCATACTTTAGGCTGCATCAGTTATTGTAATATTCAAGATTCAATGAGACTTCTAAAACAGGAGATTTAAGAATATCTGTCCTGAATATCGGCAAAAAGTTTCCATTGCAATAACCTCAAAGGCACATCATCAGTATTACAGATGCCATAAATCTTTCTTCCCAGCTGAAACTGATTGAGCTGTGATTACGCTACAGCGGGAGCAGAAAAAGCCAACAAGGTCTCTGTTGATCCATCTCACATTCTTCCCCAGCCTGGAAATTGAATAACCTCCAATAGTAGCATGATAACAGGCACCAAGAAGGTATAACTTTTTCAAGGTAATGCAAT of the Nicotiana tabacum cultivar K326 chromosome 7, ASM71507v2, whole genome shotgun sequence genome contains:
- the LOC107824937 gene encoding uncharacterized protein LOC107824937, whose translation is MVYVMVGGGMPQTSPIIARWLLDVDQNQVPSSIYMKQEQEEGAEFRIAPSNCLLNFNKKKKQMAPSPLRSKTILKHARSSSFPSTSHPIVSQFDEHLCRVKSSSEATPSCLSSFTCRLGDLENLFDYMQDLLQLSHFQQAINSMDANVLLEGYLKVLDVCATTKDLLSNEKQNKQELLSALRRRRNMDEISGYLTSRRKSKKMIQKILKSLKSMMKENSCALNKPEPLAVVGELQEVQSVTLGLFKALLSYINGTGSQSSSRWSLLSKIMPSKNEELIANEFDNVDAALCSFLSLNKTGQYEELQNQLREMEATIEVLEDGLECFFRRLIKTRVSLLNIMNH